Proteins from a genomic interval of Desulfobaccales bacterium:
- a CDS encoding Asp23/Gls24 family envelope stress response protein, with amino-acid sequence MAKESFGNLKIEHEVLSAIAATAAGKVSGVTRIIPGLIGGIAELFGRSAPQHSVKVKVREGGVFFELSVEVAYGSDIPQLAWEVQKAVKEAIEAMTGMKVVKVDVEVRNLKTEAP; translated from the coding sequence ATGGCTAAAGAATCTTTTGGTAACCTGAAGATTGAGCACGAAGTTCTCTCGGCGATTGCGGCAACCGCGGCTGGTAAGGTTTCCGGTGTTACCCGCATAATCCCGGGCCTGATCGGCGGAATTGCGGAACTTTTCGGCCGGTCTGCGCCCCAGCATTCGGTAAAAGTAAAGGTGAGAGAGGGCGGAGTTTTCTTTGAACTTTCCGTGGAGGTGGCTTACGGCAGCGATATTCCCCAGCTGGCCTGGGAGGTTCAGAAAGCGGTCAAAGAGGCGATTGAGGCAATGACCGGCATGAAGGTGGTGAAGGTTGACGTAGAGGTACGCAACTTGAAAACGGAGGCACCATGA
- a CDS encoding PHP domain-containing protein — translation MKLVDLHVHSLLSDGVYFPMELVRRAQVKGYAVIAITDHVDTSNISRVVPE, via the coding sequence ATGAAACTGGTAGATTTGCATGTTCACTCGCTTCTTTCCGACGGTGTTTATTTTCCGATGGAACTGGTGCGCCGGGCCCAGGTGAAAGGATATGCGGTGATAGCGATTACCGACCACGTTGATACTTCCAACATCAGCCGGGTGGTGCCGGAG